A window of Desulfuromonas soudanensis genomic DNA:
AACCACTGAGGTCCCTTGGGATTCCCGGGCCAGGGCTACCACCCGGCGAAAAATCTCCCGGTGCCCCAGGTGCACCCCGTCAAAATTGCCGATGGTCACCACGGCCCCCGGGAAAGGGGCCGTGATTTCCTGTAAGTCTCTTATAATTCTCATGGCGCAGCAAATGTCCGACGGGTCACTTGATTTCTTCCTTCCAACTTATGGCTGCTGAACAGAAGATCAGGTTTTTTTCCGTCTGCGCCGCGACCCGCTTCGACCCTTCTTCTGCCCCTCCTTTACCTTATCCTTCGGTTTTTCTTTCGGTTTGTCCTTCGGCCTCTGCCGGGGGCGGGGAACGAGACCGGTGACAGTGAAGTCGATCTCGCGACGTTCGAGATCGACCTTGGCGACGGTGACGCGCACTCCGTCGCCGACCTGGAAGATCTTCCGGGTATTTTCTCCGATCAGGCGCTGGCGATCCTCTTCGAAATGATAGAAATCGTCGGAAAGGCTGGAGATGTGAACCAGACCCTCAACGAAGATATCCTTGATTTCGACGAAGATGCCGAAGGCCTGAACGCCGGAGACGAAGCCGTCGAATTCCTGACCGACGGTTTCCTCCATGAACTGGCATTTTTTCAGGGCAATGATGTCGCGCTCCGCGTCCATGGCCCGCCGCTCCCGGTGGGAGGTATGTTCCCCCATTTCCGGCAGGACCTGCTTCAGATGACTGATGCGCCCCGGCGCCAGGGAACCCTTAAGGGAGAGTTCCCTCAGGGCGCGATGCACCAACAGATCAGGGTAGCGACGGATGGGCGAGGTGAAATGACAATAGCAGTCGGCGGCCAGGCCGAAATGCCCGATGTTGTCCGGGGAATAGCGGGCCTGCTTCATGCTCTTGAGGAGGGTCTGGTTGATCATCCGCTCCTCGGGTTGCCCGGCAACTTCGGCAAGAAGCGTCTGCAGGCGCTTGGCCTCGACGACTCCGTCGAGAACCAGGCCGTAGTTGAAGTGGGCGATGAACTCCTGAAAGGCCTGCATCTTCCCGAGATCGGGAGGCTCATGAATCCGGTAGAGAATAGGCACGTCATTGGCCGTAAGATAAGCAGCCACCGCCTCATTGGCGGCCAGCATGCACTCCTCGATGAGGCGGTGGGCGACGTTGCGCTCGGAACGGATGATGTTTTCCGGACGCCCCTGCAGGTCGAGAACGACCTCGGCCTCCGGCAGATCGAAATCGAGGCTCCCCCGGCGGCGTCTCATGGCGGTCAGGCGGCCCGCCAGCTCCTCCATGAGCCGCAGGTGCCCGAGAAGGCCCTGGAAATGAGCGCCCTCCCCTTCCCCCGTCGCCAGCATGTCCCGCACCTCCGTATAGGTCAGCCGGGCATGGCTGCGGATGACCGAAGGATAAAAGCGGCTCTCCACCTGTTTTCCCTGCTCGTCGAAAACCATCTCGGCGGTCATCGTCAGACGGTCGACGCCGGGGTTGAGGGAACAGATGCCGTTACTCAAGGCCTCGGGAAGCATGGGAATGCACTGGCCGGGAAAATAGACGCTGGTCCCCCGCTCGTAGGCTTCAACGTCGATAAGGCTCGATTCGGCCACATAGTGGCCGACGTCGGCGATGGAAACCCAAAGACGGATTCCACCCCCCTCTTCCTGGCGCACCGCCACGGCATCGTCAAAATCCCTGGCGGTTTCGCCATCGATGGTGACAATCGGCAAGGTCCTCAGATCGACGCGGTTACCCATCTCTTCAGCGCCGACTTCGCGCGGAACAGCCTCGGCGGCCGCAAGTACTTCCGGGGGAAACTTGTGCGGCAAACCATTTTTATGGACGATGGCAAGAATTTCCACGGCCGGATCATCGGCTTCGCCCAGCACTTCGATAATCGTCCCCTCGGGGCCGCGGGTCTTGCTCGGATAGTTGTCGATGCGGGCGACGACCACCTGCCCCGGCCGGGCCTCCCCTTCGGCGCCGGGGGGGATGAAGAGGTCCTGGGCGATGCGCGGGTCGGCGGCGACGACGAAGCCGATGCGGCGTCCGACCTCGTAGCGCCCGACCATCGTCTGGTGCGCCCGTTCCAGAACGCGGATGATGCGCCCCTCGGGCTTGCCGCCGCGGCCGCCGCGCTCGACCCGGGCAATCACCCGGTCGCCGTCCATGACTTCGCGCAGATACCGGGCGGGGACGAAGACATCCGCCCCCTCGCCG
This region includes:
- the rnr gene encoding ribonuclease R — translated: MPISAPDLLRILQSHARQPLTSTEIFAELSLSPAEQKLAIRFLDDLVRQGALVSLKGERYSIPSQVSLVVGVLRAHRDGYGFVSPRPGEGADVFVPARYLREVMDGDRVIARVERGGRGGKPEGRIIRVLERAHQTMVGRYEVGRRIGFVVAADPRIAQDLFIPPGAEGEARPGQVVVARIDNYPSKTRGPEGTIIEVLGEADDPAVEILAIVHKNGLPHKFPPEVLAAAEAVPREVGAEEMGNRVDLRTLPIVTIDGETARDFDDAVAVRQEEGGGIRLWVSIADVGHYVAESSLIDVEAYERGTSVYFPGQCIPMLPEALSNGICSLNPGVDRLTMTAEMVFDEQGKQVESRFYPSVIRSHARLTYTEVRDMLATGEGEGAHFQGLLGHLRLMEELAGRLTAMRRRRGSLDFDLPEAEVVLDLQGRPENIIRSERNVAHRLIEECMLAANEAVAAYLTANDVPILYRIHEPPDLGKMQAFQEFIAHFNYGLVLDGVVEAKRLQTLLAEVAGQPEERMINQTLLKSMKQARYSPDNIGHFGLAADCYCHFTSPIRRYPDLLVHRALRELSLKGSLAPGRISHLKQVLPEMGEHTSHRERRAMDAERDIIALKKCQFMEETVGQEFDGFVSGVQAFGIFVEIKDIFVEGLVHISSLSDDFYHFEEDRQRLIGENTRKIFQVGDGVRVTVAKVDLERREIDFTVTGLVPRPRQRPKDKPKEKPKDKVKEGQKKGRSGSRRRRKKT